The DNA region aaacgatttaggccgatgcaaatatttttaaaagtttttgtccctcggctctggctggTGTCGAgggggagcaaaaaaataaaaaaaaaatattaaaataacatgccatagtttcaacatttgcatggaaaaagtgttttaaagtgtattttacactagttcaattgttttgcaataaaaattttcaaaacatgtaaaatgtgacgaaaacaaaaattttagcaaaaaaaaaactttagcgatagtagacatcgaaaattttcaaaaattcaaaagatttttaaatcaacccaaacatgctaaaaatgattctaaacgcaggggaattcattttaaattgattttaactaattgcacttaaattttcataaaaatattgaagttttttgaaaaaaaaaaattttttttcgccccctgatttttcgggccaacattggaggagggggggggggggggtatttgtaccagccttattgacaaaaaaaaaaatgaaaatttgacataaaatttcactcagtgtgtgttgtttggaattgcaaaaaaatattgtatgaactcgttgcaaaacatgattttttcagcactcttcgtatttatccaactcggtgaacctcgttggataaatgtacgactcgtgctgaaaaaatcctctttttgcaacttgttgcataaactactattttgttaCACCCTAATATTGCATGTATCTTAACCTATACTGGCCAAATAATGTTTGTCCTACGAAAACTTCACGTCTCTTGCAGATTCGGGTTATtaacaatatcaaaatttgttgtAAACCTTGTCGCTTAGGGgatgaacaaaaacaaatatcgATTGTATCGTGGTGCTCCAGGCTCTGGTTAACGTGCGGcgttcaaaaaacatattgttaCGGGTTTCATAAAACTTATTTCAAAATcactaacaaaaaaatatttcaaaaccacgaccgaattttttttccatactttcAGATAATGACGATCTTCGCCGTGCTGGTGCTGGCCTCTGCTGATCATGGTGGTTCAAGCGGTGGATATGGTAAAAGCAGTTATCAAAAAAATAGTGGTGGTGGAGGTGGAGGTTTGTAGCTTGAAACACGCGATTAACTTGTTTGTACTTGTACTGTGACTAACGAACGGAAGGGAAGCATCGATCGGATTGGCAAGAGTACTAACTTTTTAAGGTCTAGATAACGGACAAATAAAAAGGGGAAAAACATGTAGTAAATAAGTAACTTTGTAGTTTATCCCTGTAAATTCTCACAGacatataaaataatttggtttATGACTTTCATCTCTCACAGGCCAGGGCGGACACGGACAGCAAGGCTTTGGTCAGGGAGGACACGGTCAACAAGGATACGGACAGGGTGGTGGCCATGGGCAGCAAGGATTCGGTCAGGGCGGTAAGTTCTATTAggataaaatttccaaaaccaaaTAATGCACACTTATatcatcaagaagctgaagaacaacaacaaataatgcacacacacacagaaaaaaaaaccatggtaatattacatctgggaaggggtacatcttttatgtcagaaaaaaggtgtaattttacttctggaaatgtgtaattttatcactttactggtgtaatgtcactttttcattctaaattggggaaaaattacatcataagagAGGTAATATTCGACTTTTCAATCcgtggaccgtggtgtaggggtaagcgtcagtcggcttgggtttgatcccagacggttccggtggcatttttcgagacgagatttatctgaccacgccttccgtcggacggggaagttaatgttggccccggtctaacctagagggttaggtcgttagctcagtccaggtgtaggagtcgtctccctgggtcttgtctcggtggagtcgctggtaggcagttggactaacaatccaaaggttgtcagttcgaatcccggggtggatggaagcttaggtgtaaaaagaggtttgcaattgcctcaacaatcaactcttcggacacctagtttcgagtaggaatctcggaatcgagaacgccaaggcaatgctgtagagcgaataatttgattttttttttgaaaattacacaGCACACTTCACAGAAAatgttgcgatttgacagctcgatattttttcttggttcacaatttcatgaagttaCAAATGTTGACTTTTTTCATAAGATCCTATCATCAAAAGTAAATATTGAGCGTATTCCGCTTACTCCGATGGTCATTGACTGACATGAGGTGtaaaagggatacactcaatagATGTcacatatgcaaaaacagcaagctgagaaaaacgcatttctggagtattttattttgaaaaggtccaaattAACCACATTTCCAgtatttgctttttgggtgtttttgaaaccgccttgagtcaggggtatcaaaaaactccagatttgaagtttgtcccacacaaaaggctacgtgttaagttttcgtgaaaaaactggatttcttcctgatttctagaacaaagtactggatgttgtaggcttttctgaaagatcacacgattttgaaccaaactgcatcaataactcaaaagcgatgaaactgcatatgggacatatgggatcaggggcagtgtataggacctaataaaaataagtccagaaatgattgattttatttaCCACAGGCCATGGACAGCAAGGATACGGCCAGGGTGGTAGCCACGGACAAGGAGGTGGCCACGGACAGCAAGGATTTGGCCAGGGCGGTGGCCACGGACAGCAAGGATTCGGACAGGGAGGTCATGGTCAGCAAGGATTCGGACAAGGAGGACATGGCCAGCAAGGTTTCGGTCAAGGAGGACAGGGTGGACATGGCGGAGGGCACGTGGGTTCAATCAAAATCAAGAAATTGTTGAACCATGATTAATTTTTCACGTATTTACAGGGACACGAACACGGCCATGGACAGGGAGGATACAAAAAGCACGGATACTAAAAAGCGGCGAGTTTTTAAACACATGTTTCAATAAAATCATTCGATCGATATTGAACGTGATTCCGAGAATCAAATTTTGTTCGTAGTTTTAACTCTTCGAAATAAATCCATTCTATCATTCCTTTGTTGACTAAAATACAATCAGAATGTAGGATATTCAAGTC from Culex quinquefasciatus strain JHB chromosome 3, VPISU_Cqui_1.0_pri_paternal, whole genome shotgun sequence includes:
- the LOC6033458 gene encoding glycine-rich cell wall structural protein 2 isoform X1, with the translated sequence MAKLMIMTIFAVLVLASADHGGSSGGYGKSSYQKNSGGGGGGQGGHGQQGFGQGGHGQQGYGQGGGHGQQGFGQGGHGQQGYGQGGSHGQGGGHGQQGFGQGGGHGQQGFGQGGHGQQGFGQGGHGQQGFGQGGQGGHGGGHGHEHGHGQGGYKKHGY
- the LOC6033458 gene encoding antifungal protein isoform X2 yields the protein MAKLMIMTIFAVLVLASADHGGSSGGYGQGGHGQQGFGQGGHGQQGYGQGGGHGQQGFGQGGHGQQGYGQGGSHGQGGGHGQQGFGQGGGHGQQGFGQGGHGQQGFGQGGHGQQGFGQGGQGGHGGGHGHEHGHGQGGYKKHGY